In the genome of Bacillota bacterium, one region contains:
- a CDS encoding ABC transporter permease, whose translation MSLIVALQAIVRRNITMMTRYIFNTLSGFVSIYLIFCFIFFGMKAFAKPGPSFDSSLEGTVVGFFVWTLALFAFSELSWDLINEAQTGTLEQLYLAPCGFKWLSIFNLLTNLTVNIVASTILLLAMMATTGRWLNLDIISIVPLLLMTVLTAYGVGFALGGLALIFKRIQAFFQIMQFVFIGCLVIPWRLAWAKFLPLSLGNALIYKVMAGGVRLWELPLGDVLMATGIGLGYLTLGLLVFSACERAAKGRGLLGHY comes from the coding sequence ATGTCGCTTATCGTGGCTCTGCAGGCTATTGTGCGCCGAAACATCACAATGATGACCCGGTACATATTCAACACCCTTTCTGGGTTTGTCTCGATTTATCTTATTTTCTGTTTCATCTTCTTTGGCATGAAGGCATTTGCGAAACCCGGGCCTTCATTTGATAGCTCACTGGAGGGGACTGTCGTCGGCTTTTTCGTGTGGACCCTCGCGCTCTTTGCCTTTTCCGAGCTTTCATGGGATCTCATCAACGAGGCTCAGACAGGGACTCTTGAACAACTCTACCTGGCTCCGTGTGGGTTCAAGTGGCTTTCCATATTTAATCTCCTGACGAACCTTACGGTAAACATCGTCGCATCTACCATCTTGCTCCTTGCCATGATGGCGACCACCGGACGCTGGCTGAATCTCGATATCATCAGCATCGTCCCGTTATTGCTTATGACGGTCCTGACGGCATATGGAGTTGGCTTTGCCCTAGGTGGACTGGCGCTTATCTTCAAGCGGATACAGGCCTTTTTCCAGATCATGCAATTTGTATTTATCGGTTGCCTTGTGATCCCTTGGCGTCTTGCCTGGGCGAAATTCCTTCCTCTTTCGTTGGGAAACGCCCTTATTTATAAGGTGATGGCGGGTGGAGTTCGCCTGTGGGAATTGCCGCTGGGAGATGTGCTGATGGCGACCGGGATTGGCCTGGGATACCTCACGCTCGGGCTGCTGGTCTTTTCAGCATGCGAACGGGCGGCCAAGGGTCGCGGCCTCTTGGGACATTATTGA